A segment of the Solanum lycopersicum chromosome 9, SLM_r2.1 genome:
ttatttCCTTATATTAGGTAAAATAATTAAGGAGTTTAAAGCTTTATTAGAtattatattatcaaaatataattactattttttgttttaagaagTGTATGATTAAATTCCAAatggaatataattttttaccaaaataattttataatttttgtcttGAATCATCGTTTAGTTGAactatattttatctttacaGTGGATaagtcaaaataaaaaagatcttATCATTCCCTTATATTAGGTGAAATAGTTAAGGAGTTTAAAGTTAGATTCTTAAAATCAAATACTATCACTCATATTAGGTAAAATAATTAAGGAATTTAAAGCTagattgttatatatatatatatatatatatatgttaaatgatattttatctttatcatgGATCAGTCTAAATCAAATACCACCACTCATATTAGGTAAAATATTAAGGAATATAAAGCTAAATTCTTATAGGTTATGTGATAATTTTAATTCCAAAGGAATCGTACCATACAATAAGAATAAGGAGATAAAAGCTATTttactataaatataaaattatttgtttagtaAAAATTTTCTCGGGGAGTATTTTATTCTAATAAATTAGTGTCTACTTTTTTGTTGGTCAAACATATGTAATTATTGAAATGTAACAAATAGTGTCTATATTGTTCCCAattcaaatttagaaaaaaattaattaaaagtagtAACCTTTATTAGGTAATCTATTTTAAACTTaatgatataatttaaattatgtagtcaatattatttgaaatataaatttgtgaATAAATATTAAGTTGGTACGCTATACAAAATTTTAGTAATTACTAATTAGTACTCCATATCTGAAagcgaaaaaaaaaagattgttcCAAGATTGTCACGGAACTTAGCATAGTCTGTCTCATAATAAGGATTCAATCCAATTTCAAGCGTCCTCGAATTGAATcttcacttctttttttatatCACCGAGATAGATCCCTAAAATGCTTAGAGCTGGTTTGgattaacttttttaaaaaatagcttttaagttaaaataaaaagtcaaactaaaatgacttttaagtcaaaaaaataaaaagtaaaaatgagaTCTACTTTtgatttctaacttattttaagtcaagtTTGACTtgttttaagtaattttttacctTATCAAACACTttgtaacttattttaaatcatttctgatttatttttagttattcttTATATTAGTCAAACACTTCTAGAAAtcaaaaaattgacttaaaagtaggtttgaccgacttttaagtcaatccaaacgggTTCTTAGTATTTTGAGGTGGGAAAATCAATCCTCCCTATTCGTTTTAAGTCTTTTTTTCACCTTATTTCGTTCACGGCTAATAATGTATATTTAGTACTAAACAATACTATTTAGGTTAAGCTAAAATTTCGCTTAATGTTATattgttatgaatattataaaAGCAACATCTCCTGGATAATACATGCATTTTACTCGCTCGTTAAATTTATATAGGATTTGTAAATCAATGATTCATTTTGCAACAATagtaaaatgtcattttataataaatgttaGTTAAAACGGTGTCTTCTaggtaatataattattttatttgcttcTTAAATTTATTCAGAAATTGATAATCCTAAAATCAATTTGCAACAGATCCTACCTCGAATACGAATATTAAAACACTatcttatataaattttaatttaaacattATCTTTTAAGCAATACTATTATCTTACtcacttattatttatttaggaTTTCTATATTTTAAGATTTGATTTGCAACAAATTACACATCGACAACGAATAATATaactatattattatcattaatgtTATTAACGCAAATATCTTTTAGACAATACAATCATTTACTCACTcgtaaaatttattcaaaatttctaaaacCTAAATTCAATATGCAACAAATTATTTACACATCAAATACAAACAACAAAACACTATCTCATTATAATCAAATATTATCCACGCGAAAAATACACTCGTTTTACTCGCTTATTAAATtcattcccaaaaaaaaattaaaacctaaATTTCATTTACTAACATATAAAACTcttatcttaatttatttaagaaaaaaacttattatttaatataaaatattataccataattttagtaaaaaatttatgatttttttttttaaaaaaaaatcaatttgcaTAAAATTTTGGTTAGTCTAGCTGTTAGGTTATGGGTGTGCCTTCTATCTGTCAAAGtaatataaaaactataaattaattaactcttacaaagagaaaaaaagccaaaaggaaaaaaaataacacaaaataaacGCGGCTGGTAATACACCAAAACCAGagtctctttttctctttcttcatttttattttctctctctttgctCATAGTTTTGAGCTTTAGTAGGGGCGATCCAAGCTTTAAGAATAAtctgaattataattattttttttgaatctgtatcagttttttttttattgatttaatcatttttgttgttggattttgattaatttaatttaatttttgttgataaagGTCAGCTGATGTTGGTGAATTTTGTGCTGTTTTTCTGCGATCTCGATTGGTGAAGTTGAGAAAATTTGGAACATTGGTGAATGGGTGGGGAATTTGTGTGAAGTTTTGTAGAGGTTTTTGGGGGTGTGAAAAGTGAAAAATCTTtggatttttagttttttttttttttttggttggatTGGAGTATTTATTTGAATGATTTCTGGTTGGAGTAGAGATGGAAGGAAGGGGATAGGTTTAGGGTTTGATGGTGGAGTAGAAATGATGGAGGAAACTGAGCTTGAAGAAGGAGAGGCTTACAGTTATGATAATTATAAGAAGAATGATTCAACCATTGACCCTGATGTTTCTCTATCTTACCTTGtgagttttcttatttatttattttctgtttagtTGTGTTGATTATCACTGTTATGGATTTACAATTGAGattgaacctttttttttttagttcaatTGCAATTGGTtcattttgtgtattttttgatttttctagtTTGCTAGCATGTAGCTTATGTTGTTTGATCAATCTATGTACTGTTTGTTGTGTATGTCTCCGTTTGCTTGATAGAATTGACTGTATAAAACCAAATCTTAATAAGAGGTCTTATCATGTCGAGAGAAACTTGATAACGGAAGTGAAAGAAGGAATGTTATTAAACTAGTGTTGGTCAATAAGATGCCTTATCATGTCTAAGAAAAACTTGATAAcgaaatggaaaaaaatgaatgtaattaaACCTCCTGAATAAGTGatcaaaatatttctaagagaaaTCATGGTAAGTAATTAGGTTATTTTGAGAAATAGAATTACCTTAATTACTTCAAGTCGTCAACGGCACAACCGAGTAGTTAAATTTTGGGACCTTGTGATATATAACTCGTGGCAGGCAGGCAAAACATAGTTGAAAAGAATCGACTTGgtgttaataataaatatttccGCTTCTCCATATGGGTTCTATTTAATATGATGCTCTTTTCCTTTTGTTCTTGTTCCATCTAAAATGACAACtttctatattttgaaaatgttaAACTTTAAACTTCCTATCTTAACTTTAAATGCCATGGCATGTATTTAAGAGCACAAGTTTGTAGTGTACTTTAGGTATGTgttcttaaactccgtgtccAGTCCAACACTACCATATAAGATGAATTTGAGGGAGTAATGATTAGATATTAGTATATTACAACTATATCTAATGTAGTAATTTGGGACTAATGAAATTTCTCGCCATAAAGCAAGGGCTTTGGTGGCTAATGTATCAATCAACTATGACTCAACCCAAACTAGTTGGGATCGGGGGTTTGTCTCTGTACAAGGCCCATCTATTgctatactatttttttaaaaatctcttaAGGCAAAGGCTGAATctggaatttttttaaaagaatctcAGCTTATCCCTACATCGATATGTATCTAGCTAGACTAAAAGCTACCGAAGAATGTGGAAGGATTAAGTTTGTAATTCTATTGCGTGTGGAGAGAAGTGATTAATTTTTcatcttcatcaaaaaaaaaaaaaaagagaaactgaTTAATTCTTTCCAACATTGATATAAAATTGTTAGAACTTCTCTCTGATCGGAAATTCTTCTTGCGGGTACGCCTTCGGTGtgatttatcataattttaagCAAGACTGCATTGAGTCTCTGTCCAAGTATACTGTGATGTTAGAGAACCCTGCGTTTTCTCATTCTATTTTTTGCTTataacttctctatctagagtTGGTTTAGGGGCTAGTTAGTGAGTTGGTGTAAGTATTCTGGCAGGTGTTGTGTATCAGTGATAACTGCATTACGACCTCTGATAGCAATTCTCTTCCAGTTTCTCATATATCTATCTCTTACTCTGTCAAGGACGAGAAACTTTACAATGTTTTGGGACATTTTCAAAGCGATTTTGAAGGTGAAGTTTCAGCTGAGAATCTGGGTATGTAATACTGGAAATAGGGTATTCCCAGAAGCACAAGTTTAACAGTGACAAGGCTTATGCCATGAGCTGATGATTGTTGACTTTGCATATATTGACAGGGTCGAGATTTGGCGGGTATGGTTCATTTTTACCTACTTATCAGATTTCTCCTTCTTGGTCTCATCCGAGGACTCCACAAGAGGCCAACAAAAATAGCAGACAAGTATCACCAAACAATCTGCTCCCTGAGGTACGCAAACTTTGAATGACTCATGATTTCTTTTATGATAGTTTACTGCAGCAAAGAAGTAATATGATTTTACATTGATATTCTACTTTTACCTAGCAATATGCATCTTCCAATTATACAGGGTGGTCGACAAACCACATTAGGATCTTCAAGCACTTCTCTGTCAGGAAGGTTTGCAGCATCTTCTGCCCGTTCAGCAGCAGTATCTGTACTTAAGGCTCCACAATTCAAGGGGGGAACAAATTCTGCCCAACCAACTACTCGAGCTGAAGATTtcaattttaaaggtcaaaaaGTGAAGAAACAAAGAAATGCCTCGGACCCAAAATCGCTTAAGCTGCGTATCAAAGTTGGCCCTCAAAATTTGTCGACCCAAAAGAATGCGGAAATCTACAGTGGGCTTGGGCTGGATGTCTCTCCATCATCATCGCTGGATGGTAGCCCCATCGATAGTGAAGGGGTATCCCGTGACCTTCAGGTTTCCCCAGATGAGTCCCCTACTAGTATACTTCAGGTGAATCTTCCCTCAAGCTTTaattttgctttatttttcttctttttggttTAATCTAACCTTGGCATCTGCAATTTTCTTAATCAACCCATTGGAACAGATTATGACCTCACATCCAATGAGCGATACCTTATTGTTATCCCCCCTCTCAGACGAGTTGATTAGCTTGACCGAAAATGAAAAGCATTGGGGAAAATGTGGATATGAAGGGAACAAAAAGGCAATCCTTGAATCTTTGCCATTAGCGAATGGTACTCATTATGCAAATGGAGAAGCTTCAGAGGCGAGGAAATTGGTAACTTCTGACAAAAAATCCTTGGCAAAGGGCAAAGGCTGTGCTAATGAAAATGATAGTGCCTTATTATCAAAGAAGGATATTGATAGTCTGGCCTGTGAAGAACTTGTTTCAAAGGCCTTGAAACTCCCTCTTTTATCTAATCCATACCCTAATGCTGCTGATCCTCCAAAAGATACAGAGAAGACAGTTGACAGTTCAAAAACAGCCACTAAGGGTAAGAGAAAAGAAGCATCCTCTGAGCGGACATCCAAGAAATTTTTGCTGCCTGTCACTGCAATAGACAAAAATTCTGTTGAAGGGTCTGGTGGAAAGGTTTCCTCATCTAGGAGAACTATGGAAATTAAAGGGACAGATTGTAATGATCATAGCTCAGGATACTTGAAGAAAGAAGGCCAAAACCAAGAGGAAAAAGCTGATGCTTCATCCAACAACGGACAGTCTAAAGATATGAATGTGCGAAACGTAGATGCAGTTAGTCCCCTCAAGCAGTCATCTCGTCAGAAAAGCTCCTCCAACAATGAGGATGGAATGAAACTGGCTCCTGAAAAGGAACTTTTTGCATCTAGAGACACAATGAAACCCAAAGGAAATCAATGTCATCATGCCCAAAGTACTGAGGTAATAAAGGAAGGTTCTGTTCCTGATTCATTTATAGCATCTAAGGGTAAGAAAACCTCTTCTAGCAACATGCACCTATCTAAAAGTGAACCAGAGGACATGAAAAAGAACCTAGCCAGGGATAAATACAAAGAATTCTTCGGTGACGTAGAACACGAACTAGAAGATGCTGAAACTGGTTTGGAGCAAATTCATTCAAAGGAGATGCTCAAGGGTTCTGATGTAATCAGTAAGAAGAGACTTGAACGTGATAGCTCAATGAAGGAAAAAGTTAATGGTAGGAAAACTGAGAAGCCGTTTGCTTCCGATGAGTATCCTGGGTTGGCTTCAGATGGGGCTCCTCATACTGTCATTGAATCCAATCCTGCTGCACCTCCAGGAGTTGGGGCTCCGGTAGTTAAAGAAGATTGGGTATGTTGTGACAAGTGTCAGACTTGGCGTATATTGCCACTTGGCACTGATCCAGACAGTCTCCCCAAGAAGTGGGTTTGTAAATTGCAGACCTGGCTGTAAGTTTTCTCCAACTTTTCCTTCATCCTTTGATCATGATTATCTGTCTtgttataagtaattttctctATTCAGGAGAAGTCATATTTGTAAGGTGAAGACGTATAAGGATGTTAGGTTGAAGGATCATCATATTTATACTTAATCATtacaacagaaaataatttCTGATATTTAAGATGTTTTCTGAATGCTAATTAATTATCTTCATCTTCTAGGCCTGGATTGAATCGCTGTGGTGTCAGTGAAGAGGAAACAACAATGGTTCTAAGAGCTCTTTACCAGGCGCCGATGAGTGGTATTACCGCCCCTGCTGCTGACAAACAATATAGTGAGCATGAATATCCTGGTGGGGCACTCTCAGGACCAACTTCTATTGACACTTCGCATGCCAGCCTAGAACCCCAAAAAGCAGGTATACAGACTGTTGATGCTGGTGGGAAGAAAATTTATGGATTAAAAGGTGTGTCTAGTGCCATCAAACAGGAAGGTTTACTGTCATCAAATGGTGTCAAAAGAAACCATCAGGGAACTCCAAATAGCAGAAGCTCAAATGGTACTACTAACTCTCCAAGTGATGAAAATGGCCATCAACTGGTGGGCCTACCAAGTAGCTCAATCGTAGAGAAGCAGAGACctaaacaaaaagagaagagaagatcACTTGAGAATCATCCTAATGGGGGTATATCTTAAGCTGTCGTATTTTGAACTTGATGAAATCCTTGAATTTCTGGAACTTCTCTTTACTCTATGTGACATGTCTTACAGGTATAAAAAGTTCAAAGATGAGGAACACAAGTGAGACAGATTTGGATGGTTCTACAGCTAAAAAGTTCCGGAGAGATGATGTACATAATGATTACAATCTTATTGAGGCAAAACCGGGACAGAGCTCAAGCACTGGTTTATCTGGATCGGAGAAGATTagagataaatataaatacaagcAGCCAAAGGTTGATTCACTGAAAAATTTGGCTGTAGCAAAAAATCCAGAAAGCCGTTCTTTGGATGGTTCAATCCAAAAATGTGACATTAAAGACTCCCTTAAGAGGAAACGGAGTGATTGCCAGAATCCCGAGACACAGCCTCCCCCAGATATTATAGAAGAGACTTGTGATAACGACcgtaagaaagaaaagaaagcaaAGGTCTCCAAGTCCGTGGGAAAAGACTCCAGCAGAAGCGGAGCTAGTGAAGAGACTGATGTAAAAGGCAGAAATAATAAGGGAGACCGCGTAGGACAAGATCTTTATAGCACTGTGTCTCAGCGTAGTGCAGATGctgaagattctccaaaaaggGATTTGTCTGCTTTGCAGCCTTCTGTTGCAACCACTTCAAGCTCTTCTAAAGTGTCTGGTTCACATAAGAACAGAACTAGTCTTCAGGAACCGAAGAGTTCACCAGTAGAATCAGTATCTTCATCTCCTTTGAGGATTTCAAAAAAGGATTTATGCTCAGCAACTAAAAGGAACCCCAAGAGAAAAGACGAACACAAAAGTGCTAATTCCATTCCCAGTTCTACACCAAGGTGGTCTTCTTATGGTGAAAACGATAGGTGCAGCAATCGTTCTGGGATGATGAAGAAAGAAGAATCTTCCAATGGCAAGCATCATGGAATGGAGTCCGCTGAACTTGATTACCTGGAGAAAGATGTCCATGATGTATCAGGTGgtacaataaaagaaaagataaaaggtTCTGATTTTGCTACTCATCGGCACACTGATGTAATTGCTGATCCATTAGGTCAAGCTAATCAATATGCTTTCAGGACAGAGAACTCGGACCAAAGCCTAAATAATGAACGTAGAAACAACAGTCAGTTTCATAATAATGGGTCTATCTCCAAGGATGAGAAGGTTTTGTTTTCTCAGCATAAAGAAAAGAATCGTACCATTAGATCTGATTCTGGCAAATGTAAGACTAAGGATCGTGATTCAAATGAATCTTCCGATCAAAGAATAGATGAGGGGAAATTGACATCCGGAAGAAACAAGGCTGAGGATAAATCTGGTGCCAGTTCTGACAGATTACAACAAGGTTATAAGAGAGATTCTTTTGGAGAATTGTTGAATGAGAATGTAAAAGGTGTTATTCAATCGAAATTTGTTGATGGTGCTGAAGTTAAATTGGATGTTATATCCGGCCTGGATAAAAGGCGGGCTGCTCTAACTGATCGAGATGATGGGAGATCGTCTAGGAAGCTTGCATCTGAAAAAACTCAGCAAATTGAAGTACTTGAGAAAGGGAAGTCACACTTAACATCTCCTTCAATAAGAGGTCAGAATGAGACAGTTCAATCTTCACAACCAGTTCCTGCATTCAAGAGGGAGGGTGTGGCTAACTTGTTGGCAGTAGATGCATTTGAAGGAGAGATGTTGAACGCTTCAAGACAGGGTAAAAAATCTGAAAGCCACCCTGGAAACAAACCTAATAGTTTGCGACAATCTACTCCACCTGCAAATAAGGCCCGAGCTCCAGGCGCTCGCAGCCCTATTCGGAAGGATTCTGCAAGTCAGGCCGCTGCGAATGCCATTAAAGAAGCCACAAACCTAAAACATCTTGCAGATCGCCTCAAGGTTTACATAATTTTCCTTCTTATCCAAAGATAAGAGGGGCTAATGATATGCTTTATCATTTGCTCTCTTTTGtgtatttattttctcatttgtGTTGGCATAACTTGACTTCTTGTTTCAGAACTCTGTGCCAAGTGAAAGCACGAGTCTCTATTTTCAAGCAACCCTAAAGTTTCTCCATGGAGCATCCTTGTTAGAATCATGCAACGACAGTGCCAAACACAGTGAAATGAATCAGTCGAGGCAAATTTATAGCAGCACTGCGAAACTGTGCGAGTGAGTTGTCTAGTTGCTGCATCTTTTCATTCAAAGTGACCCTAATTGCCCAAATTTGCTAGTAGAATTTACTTCCGTACTATGATGAAGTGCAGGGCTAAGATATTCAAGCTGTACTCTTCAATGATAGTTATGAAAATATGCTCTGGCTAAATGATTCAGTTAAGGGGAGGATAAAGTTGTTCATTTTGAGAAAACAAAAACCCTCTTGCTAGAATGAAATCTGAATTTTGACTCGCTATTCTTTTACAGTTATCAAGAACATTAGGGAACCCTACTCAATATTTTCTGTTATGCGGTAGAAGCATTTAATAAGTATTTGGCCATCTTGTAATGTCTGGAGAATTTTGTGGCTATCCAGTTTGTATTGTACCAACAGATCTATAAGTTGTAAAAACAACCTTATTATATGTGCATGAACTTGATAGGATGCTGTCCATGTTGGTAAACAGACCATCAGTTTTAACAGCAGCATATATAACTGTATAATTTGGTGCTATTAATGGTCTAATCTGAAATGATGCCATTTAGTGTTATATTAgctcataaaaaataaaaaccattgGAAACAGGTTCCTCACCATGCCATgcatttttgaaatctttgttGACCTAAACTATTTTGACATATTGTTCTGTGATTACTTGGAGCTTTTACTTTTCAACTCTCCAAGAGAGGTATGCAAGTTAGAATTACATAATACTACTTTGTGATATGTAAGAAAAACTTATTTCGGTGATGCCTTTTCACACATCTTAGTTATATTCTATTCTTGTAATGTGTAATATTTAGTGTGTCTTGTTCTGGAGGAATTAGTAGTTATAATGCCAAGGAGATCCTGAAGTACTATAGAAATTCTAAAAACTGAGTAATGCTGATTCCAGGAtttattcttgttttatttataGGTTTGTCGCCCATGAATATGAGAGATTGAAAGACATGGC
Coding sequences within it:
- the LOC101260375 gene encoding cysteine-tryptophan domain-containing zinc finger protein 7 isoform X3; this encodes MISGWSRDGRKGIGLGFDGGVEMMEETELEEGEAYSYDNYKKNDSTIDPDVSLSYLDEKLYNVLGHFQSDFEGEVSAENLGSRFGGYGSFLPTYQISPSWSHPRTPQEANKNSRQVSPNNLLPEGGRQTTLGSSSTSLSGRFAASSARSAAVSVLKAPQFKGGTNSAQPTTRAEDFNFKGQKVKKQRNASDPKSLKLRIKVGPQNLSTQKNAEIYSGLGLDVSPSSSLDGSPIDSEGVSRDLQVSPDESPTSILQIMTSHPMSDTLLLSPLSDELISLTENEKHWGKCGYEGNKKAILESLPLANGTHYANGEASEARKLVTSDKKSLAKGKGCANENDSALLSKKDIDSLACEELVSKALKLPLLSNPYPNAADPPKDTEKTVDSSKTATKGKRKEASSERTSKKFLLPVTAIDKNSVEGSGGKVSSSRRTMEIKGTDCNDHSSGYLKKEGQNQEEKADASSNNGQSKDMNVRNVDAVSPLKQSSRQKSSSNNEDGMKLAPEKELFASRDTMKPKGNQCHHAQSTEVIKEGSVPDSFIASKGKKTSSSNMHLSKSEPEDMKKNLARDKYKEFFGDVEHELEDAETGLEQIHSKEMLKGSDVISKKRLERDSSMKEKVNGRKTEKPFASDEYPGLASDGAPHTVIESNPAAPPGVGAPVVKEDWVCCDKCQTWRILPLGTDPDSLPKKWVCKLQTWLPGLNRCGVSEEETTMVLRALYQAPMSGITAPAADKQYSEHEYPGGALSGPTSIDTSHASLEPQKAGIQTVDAGGKKIYGLKGVSSAIKQEGLLSSNGVKRNHQGTPNSRSSNGTTNSPSDENGHQLVGLPSSSIVEKQRPKQKEKRRSLENHPNGGIKSSKMRNTSETDLDGSTAKKFRRDDVHNDYNLIEAKPGQSSSTGLSGSEKIRDKYKYKQPKVDSLKNLAVAKNPESRSLDGSIQKCDIKDSLKRKRSDCQNPETQPPPDIIEETCDNDRKKEKKAKVSKSVGKDSSRSGASEETDVKGRNNKGDRVGQDLYSTVSQRSADAEDSPKRDLSALQPSVATTSSSSKVSGSHKNRTSLQEPKSSPVESVSSSPLRISKKDLCSATKRNPKRKDEHKSANSIPSSTPRWSSYGENDRCSNRSGMMKKEESSNGKHHGMESAELDYLEKDVHDVSGGTIKEKIKGSDFATHRHTDVIADPLGQANQYAFRTENSDQSLNNERRNNSQFHNNGSISKDEKVLFSQHKEKNRTIRSDSGKCKTKDRDSNESSDQRIDEGKLTSGRNKAEDKSGASSDRLQQGYKRDSFGELLNENVKGVIQSKFVDGAEVKLDVISGLDKRRAALTDRDDGRSSRKLASEKTQQIEVLEKGKSHLTSPSIRGQNETVQSSQPVPAFKREGVANLLAVDAFEGEMLNASRQGKKSESHPGNKPNSLRQSTPPANKARAPGARSPIRKDSASQAAANAIKEATNLKHLADRLKNSVPSESTSLYFQATLKFLHGASLLESCNDSAKHSEMNQSRQIYSSTAKLCEFVAHEYERLKDMAAVSLSYKCMEVAYLRVIYSSNFNANRYRNELQTALQIFPPGESPSSSASDVDNLNNPTIVDKVTMAKGVASPQVTGTHAVSARNRASFTRLFNFAQEVYLAMDASRKSRVAFAAAYPGHSDTQCKVPALSVKKALDFSFHDVDDFLRLVRIAMEAISR
- the LOC101260375 gene encoding cysteine-tryptophan domain-containing zinc finger protein 7 isoform X1 codes for the protein MISGWSRDGRKGIGLGFDGGVEMMEETELEEGEAYSYDNYKKNDSTIDPDVSLSYLVLCISDNCITTSDSNSLPVSHISISYSVKDEKLYNVLGHFQSDFEGEVSAENLGSRFGGYGSFLPTYQISPSWSHPRTPQEANKNSRQVSPNNLLPEGGRQTTLGSSSTSLSGRFAASSARSAAVSVLKAPQFKGGTNSAQPTTRAEDFNFKGQKVKKQRNASDPKSLKLRIKVGPQNLSTQKNAEIYSGLGLDVSPSSSLDGSPIDSEGVSRDLQVSPDESPTSILQIMTSHPMSDTLLLSPLSDELISLTENEKHWGKCGYEGNKKAILESLPLANGTHYANGEASEARKLVTSDKKSLAKGKGCANENDSALLSKKDIDSLACEELVSKALKLPLLSNPYPNAADPPKDTEKTVDSSKTATKGKRKEASSERTSKKFLLPVTAIDKNSVEGSGGKVSSSRRTMEIKGTDCNDHSSGYLKKEGQNQEEKADASSNNGQSKDMNVRNVDAVSPLKQSSRQKSSSNNEDGMKLAPEKELFASRDTMKPKGNQCHHAQSTEVIKEGSVPDSFIASKGKKTSSSNMHLSKSEPEDMKKNLARDKYKEFFGDVEHELEDAETGLEQIHSKEMLKGSDVISKKRLERDSSMKEKVNGRKTEKPFASDEYPGLASDGAPHTVIESNPAAPPGVGAPVVKEDWVCCDKCQTWRILPLGTDPDSLPKKWVCKLQTWLPGLNRCGVSEEETTMVLRALYQAPMSGITAPAADKQYSEHEYPGGALSGPTSIDTSHASLEPQKAGIQTVDAGGKKIYGLKGVSSAIKQEGLLSSNGVKRNHQGTPNSRSSNGTTNSPSDENGHQLVGLPSSSIVEKQRPKQKEKRRSLENHPNGGIKSSKMRNTSETDLDGSTAKKFRRDDVHNDYNLIEAKPGQSSSTGLSGSEKIRDKYKYKQPKVDSLKNLAVAKNPESRSLDGSIQKCDIKDSLKRKRSDCQNPETQPPPDIIEETCDNDRKKEKKAKVSKSVGKDSSRSGASEETDVKGRNNKGDRVGQDLYSTVSQRSADAEDSPKRDLSALQPSVATTSSSSKVSGSHKNRTSLQEPKSSPVESVSSSPLRISKKDLCSATKRNPKRKDEHKSANSIPSSTPRWSSYGENDRCSNRSGMMKKEESSNGKHHGMESAELDYLEKDVHDVSGGTIKEKIKGSDFATHRHTDVIADPLGQANQYAFRTENSDQSLNNERRNNSQFHNNGSISKDEKVLFSQHKEKNRTIRSDSGKCKTKDRDSNESSDQRIDEGKLTSGRNKAEDKSGASSDRLQQGYKRDSFGELLNENVKGVIQSKFVDGAEVKLDVISGLDKRRAALTDRDDGRSSRKLASEKTQQIEVLEKGKSHLTSPSIRGQNETVQSSQPVPAFKREGVANLLAVDAFEGEMLNASRQGKKSESHPGNKPNSLRQSTPPANKARAPGARSPIRKDSASQAAANAIKEATNLKHLADRLKNSVPSESTSLYFQATLKFLHGASLLESCNDSAKHSEMNQSRQIYSSTAKLCEFVAHEYERLKDMAAVSLSYKCMEVAYLRVIYSSNFNANRYRNELQTALQIFPPGESPSSSASDVDNLNNPTIVDKVTMAKGVASPQVTGTHAVSARNRASFTRLFNFAQEVYLAMDASRKSRVAFAAAYPGHSDTQCKVPALSVKKALDFSFHDVDDFLRLVRIAMEAISR
- the LOC101260375 gene encoding cysteine-tryptophan domain-containing zinc finger protein 7 isoform X2; translation: MISGWSRDGRKGIGLGFDGGVEMMEETELEEGEAYSYDNYKKNDSTIDPDVSLSYLVLCISDNCITTSDSNSLPVSHISISYSVKDEKLYNVLGHFQSDFEGEVSAENLGSRFGGYGSFLPTYQISPSWSHPRTPQEANKNSRQVSPNNLLPEGGRQTTLGSSSTSLSGRFAASSARSAAVSVLKAPQFKGGTNSAQPTTRAEDFNFKGQKVKKQRNASDPKSLKLRIKVGPQNLSTQKNAEIYSGLGLDVSPSSSLDGSPIDSEGVSRDLQVSPDESPTSILQIMTSHPMSDTLLLSPLSDELISLTENEKHWGKCGYEGNKKAILESLPLANGTHYANGEASEARKLVTSDKKSLAKGKGCANENDSALLSKKDIDSLACEELVSKALKLPLLSNPYPNAADPPKDTEKTVDSSKTATKGKRKEASSERTSKKFLLPVTAIDKNSVEGSGGKVSSSRRTMEIKGTDCNDHSSGYLKKEGQNQEEKADASSNNGQSKDMNVRNVDAVSPLKQSSRQKSSSNNEDGMKLAPEKELFASRDTMKPKGNQCHHAQSTEVIKEGSVPDSFIASKGKKTSSSNMHLSKSEPEDMKKNLARDKYKEFFGDVEHELEDAETGLEQIHSKEMLKGSDVISKKRLERDSSMKEKVNGRKTEKPFASDEYPGLASDGAPHTVIESNPAAPPGVGAPVVKEDWVCCDKCQTWRILPLGTDPDSLPKKWVCKLQTWLPGLNRCGVSEEETTMVLRALYQAPMSGITAPAADKQYSEHEYPGGALSGPTSIDTSHASLEPQKAGIQTVDAGGKKIYGLKGVSSAIKQEGLLSSNGVKRNHQGTPNSRSSNGTTNSPSDENGHQLVGLPSSSIVEKQRPKQKEKRRSLENHPNGGIKSSKMRNTSETDLDGSTAKKFRRDDVHNDYNLIEAKPGQSSSTGLSGSEKIRDKYKYKQPKVDSLKNLAVAKNPESRSLDGSIQKCDIKDSLKRKRSDCQNPETQPPPDIIEETCDNDRKKEKKAKVSKSVGKDSSRSGASEETDVKGRNNKGDRVGQDLYSTVSQRSADAEDSPKRDLSALQPSVATTSSSSKVSGSHKNRTSLQEPKSSPVESVSSSPLRISKKDLCSATKRNPKRKDEHKSANSIPSSTPRWSSYGENDRCSNRSGMMKKEESSNGKHHGMESAELDYLEKDVHDVSGGTIKEKIKGSDFATHRHTDVIADPLGQANQYAFRTENSDQSLNNERRNNSQFHNNGSISKDEKVLFSQHKEKNRTIRSDSGKCKTKDRDSNESSDQRIDEGKLTSGRNKAEDKSGASSDRLQQGYKRDSFGELLNENVKGVIQSKFVDGAEVKLDVISGLDKRRAALTDRDDGRSSRKLASEKTQQIEVLEKGKSHLTSPSIRGQNETVQSSQPVPAFKREGVANLLAVDAFEGEMLNASRQGKKSESHPGNKPNSLRQSTPPANKARAPGARSPIRKDSASQAAANAIKEATNLKHLADRLKNSVPSESTSLYFQATLKFLHGASLLESCNDSAKHSEMNQSRQIYSSTAKLCEFVAHEYERLKDMAAVSLSYKCMEVAYLRVIYSSNFNANRYRNELQTALQIFPPDVDNLNNPTIVDKVTMAKGVASPQVTGTHAVSARNRASFTRLFNFAQEVYLAMDASRKSRVAFAAAYPGHSDTQCKVPALSVKKALDFSFHDVDDFLRLVRIAMEAISR